A stretch of DNA from Bacillus sp. NP157:
CCTCGCACTCGACGAACGCGCCAAGGTGCTTCTGCAGGAACCACGTCGGCATGATCTCCATTTCCATGACCTGCCACTCGCGATCGAACGCGGACAGGCCACGGGTGTCGACCTGCTTCTGCATGCGCAACAGCGCGTCGAGGGCGTCGGCGTACAACGCATCGGCGCTGTCGTCGTTGAGCTCGGGCAGGTAGGTGCGCGTACCGAGGTCCTCGATCAGCAGGAAGCCCTGCTCGAGGTCGGCCACCATCACCGTGGGCGTGTGCAGGCCGGCGTCGTGCAGGCGTGCGCCGATCTCCACCCAGGGCGCGGGGTTTTCTTTTTCCGGCGGCGAGTCCATGACGATGACCGGCTGGCCGTCGACATAGCCGCGCCAGTAGCTGCGGAAGCTGGCGTCGGCCGAGGCCGGTTCGAGGGCCAGCGCGGCTTCGCCGGTGGCATGGCGTGCCCACGCAAGGCGGGCGGCGGAACGGTCGGGGGATGCGGTCATGCAGGCACGCGGAAGGTTCGAATCGAGTGAGCTTAGAACCTTTGCGCAGCGCTGTCATAGCACCACGCCGGTGCATCGTGCGATGGCAGTTGTTGTGCGACGCAACATGTGGCTACTCTGTGACATCGGGGTTGCGAAGGGGTGTGGCATGGGGAGCGAAGACCCGGTTGCGTCGTTGAGCCGACGCGATCTGTTGCGCATGATCGGCATCGCCGGTGGCGGTGCGCTGATGTACCAGGCGATGAACAACCTCGGCTTCGCGGCTGAGTCGACCTATCGCCGTCCGCCACCGTTGCAGGGCTCGGGCAAGGGCGGCACGGTATTGATCCTGGGTGCGGGCCTGGCCGGCCTCGTCGCGGCCTACGAGCTGGGCAAGGCGGGCTACAAGGTGCAGGTGCTCGAATACAACGCGCGCGCCGGCGGCCGTAACTGGACCCTGCGTGGCGGCGACACCTACACCGAACTCGGTGGCCACGAGCAGACCTGTCGCTTCGACAAGGGGCTCTATTTCAATCCGGGGCCGTGGCGCATCCCGTACCACCACACCGGCGTGCTCGATTACTGTCGCCAGTTCGGCGTGCAGCTCGAGCCGTTCGTGCAGGTCAACCACAACGCCTACATGCATAACCCGGACGCGTTCGGCGGCAAGCCGCAACGCCTTCGCGCCGTCCAGGCCGACTGGCATGGCGGCATCGCGGAATTGCTCGCGAAAGCCTCCGGCAAGGGGGCGCTGGACGACGCGGTGACGAAGGAAGATCGCGAGATCCTGCTCGAATCGCTGCGTCAGTTCGGCGGACTGGACAGCGAATTCCGCTACGTCGCCGGCAGTGCCAGCAGCGAACTGCGCGGGTATGCGAAGGATCCCTCCGGTGGCCCGGACGGCAAGCCCGCGTTCTCGCAGCCGGTCGGCGTGTCGGACATCCTGAAGTCGGGGCTGTGGAAGCAGCTCGCGATGAGTTCGATGTACGAATACCAGACCACGCTGATGCAACCCGTCGGTGGCATGGACGCGATCGGCAAGGCGTTCGTCCGCGAGATCGGGCCCAGCGTGATCCGCTACAACAGCAAGGTCACCGCCATCGCCCAGGACGATCGCGGCGTGACCGTGACTTACGAAGACACCGCCAAGCCCGGGCAGGTGCAGACGGCGAAGGCCGACTGGTGCGTGTGTACGATCCCGCTTTCGATCCTCAGCCAGATCCCGACCCAGGTGTCGGCGGAGAAGGCGGCGGCGATCGCAGCGGTGTCGTATTTCGCCTCGGTCAAGGTCGGCCTGCAGTTCAAGCGACGCTTCTGGGAAGAAGACGACCGGATCTATGGTGGCATCAGCACCAGCGATACGCCGATCGCGATGATCGGGTATCCCAGCCACGGCATCGGTACGAAGAAGGGCGTGTTGCTCGGCGCTTATGCCTGGGTCGGCGATGCGTACGAGTTCACGGCGCTGGATCCGGCCGCGCGCATCGCCAAGGCCGTTGAGTTCGGTAGCCAGGTCCATCCGCAGTACAAGGCGGAATTCGAGAACGGCATTGCCGTGGCCTGGCACCGCGTGCCGTCCACGCTGGGTTGCTTCGGCTGGTGGACCGAGAAGACGCGGCAGCAGCACTACGCCAACCTGTGTTCGCTGGATGGGCGCATCGTGCTGGCGGGCGAGCATGCCTCGTACCTGCCCGCATGGCAGGAAGGCGCGATCCTCTCGTCGCTGTCAGCGATCGACCGCCTGCACCGCAAGGCGGTGGCCGGGGGTGCGGCATGAAGCGCGTGCTGGCCGTGTTCCTTGCCGTGGCCGCCCTGCCTGCGTTCGCGCAGGGTAATGATGCGGCCTTCCTCACCCGCGCGCAGTTCAGCCATGCCACCGGCGAACAGATCTTCACCCACGTCTGCCAGGCATGCCACATGCCCGACGCTAAGGGTGCCGTCGGCGCGGGCCACTATCCGGCGCTGGCGTCGAATCTCAAGCTCGCTTCGGCCGCGTATCCCGCGGTGATGGTGATGAACGGGCGTGGTGGCATGCCGCCGTTCGCCATGTTCCTCAGCGATGCGCAGGTGGCCGACGTGGTCAACTACGTGCGCACCCACTTCGGCAACCACTACACCGACGCGATCACCGCCGAACAGGTCAAAGCTTTCCGCCCGCCCCCGGACAAAGACGAGAACGCCCAATGACTAACCTACGCCGCTCCCTCGCCCTGGCCGCCGCCACCTGCCTGCTCGCCGCACCGGCGTTCGCCGCCGAGGTCGTGCGCCACAAGATCCCCAACAGCACCTTCCCGATCTCGGCCGCGGTAGAAGTGCCCGCGGGCAAGACCCTCGTCTTCCTGAGCGGTGCCGTCGCGCCCGTGGCCGATGCAAACGCGCCAAAGGATTCGCCGCAGGCCTATGGCGATACCAAGACCCAGACCGCCGGCGTGCTCACCTCGATCGAGAAGCAGCTCAAGGGCATGGGGCTGACGATGGGCGACGTGGTGAAGATGCAGGTCTTCCTCGTCGGCGACCCCGCCAAGGGCGGCAAGATGGATTTCGCCGGCTTCATGGCCGGCTACACCCAGTTCTTCGGTACGGCGCAGCAACCGAACCTGCCTTCGCGCAGCGCCTTTCAGGTCGCCGCACTGGCCAGTCCGAATTACCTGGTCGAGATCGAGGTCACTGCGGTCCGTCCCTGAAAAAAACCCGGCTTGCACGCCGGGTCGAGCAAAGCCTCGAAAGAGGGGAGATGCGCCGCGCGGTGGGAGGGCCACGCGGCGCGATTGCGATTACAGGTCGTAGCGCACCGAGAAACGGAAGTAGCGCGGTGCGGTATACGAATTGGCACGCTTATAGGTAGCCACGGGGACGCCGGCGGCGTTCTCGCCGACTTCGATGACGCTGGTTTCGCGTTGCTGGCTGAACACGTTGAACATGTCCATGTTGAAACCAAGCTTGTGGTGCGCGAAGGCGGGGCGCCATTCGGCACCCACGTTCAGTTGCTCGGTCCACGGCAGGCGGCCGCGTGAGCCGCGCGGAGAGACCTTGCCGTCGCAGTAGAAGTACGAGGCGCCGTACTGGATCGGATCGCCGGGTGCGAGGCCGATGCAGTTCACCGGGCGGCCCGAGGCGACCACCATGTTCGCGCTGAACAACCACTCCGGGGTCATCTGGTAGAAGCCATACGCCTTGAACTGATGCGTGCGGTCGTTCGGCAGCGGGCCGTTCGCGCCGACCATGATCTCCGGTGCATCCCAGTCCTGGGTGACCGAGGGATCGCGCTGGCCGATGTCCGACTTGAGCATGCCCTCGGAGTTGCCGTAGCTGCGCGAGAACACGTAGTCGAACTTCGCGTACCACTTCTCGTCGAACTGTTTCTCTGCGTAGAGGTTCAGTGCGTAGTACTTGCGCTTCAGGTCGGGGAAGCCGATGCCGTTGTTGGTGAAGTCGGCCTTGGTCAGCGTCACGTCGCGGAAGTTGCCGTTGCCGTCCATGTCGACCTGGAAGGTGTTGTTCTTGCCCGGGTTGAACAGGTAGCAGCCGGAGATCGCCGCGTTGCTCATGTCGACGCCGTTGCGGGTGCCCCAGTTCTCGAAGGCGCGCGAGTCGCAGAAGTCGTCGATCGAGCTCTTCAGCTTGCGATGGGTCGCCTTCGCGCCCACCACCCAGTCGCTGCCCAGCTGCTTGTCGAAGCCGAGGATGTATTCGTCCTGGTAGTACGCATCCATGCCCTTGGCGGCAATCGTCCGTGCATCCGGGTTGGTGCCGTCGTGGCCGTTCGAGGCGTACTCGCGGCCGATCGGGGTGAAGCCGTTCGGCATGCCGGTGACGGGGTCGATGCTGTCGAACGTGCCGAACTGGCGCAGGAAGTAGGAGCCGGAGGCGGCGCGGATGGCCACGTTCGAGGGGATGGCCAGGTGGTAGCGGCCGGCATTACCGTAGACCTTGAGCGACGAATCGCCGAACACGTCCCAGGTGAGGCCGAGTCGCGGCGCCAGCTGGTGGCGCTGCTTGACGTAGACGTCGCCCGCGCCGTTGACGTTCTTGAACTGTTCGTTGCGCAGGCCGATGTAGGCCATCCAGCGGTCGTTGACCTGCCAGCGGTCTTCGATGAACTGCGCCTCCTGCACCGTCTTCACGTTGGACGCCGCGTAGTAGTAAACGCGCTGGACGTAACGCGTGGTGCCCTCGGGGAACAGCACGTCCGGGTAGCCATCGATGGTCCCGTTGGCCGGCGCGTTGCCGTAGCTCCAGTAGTACGCACCGCCGTTCGCACGGCCGGCGTCCGGGCCCTCGTAGGAGTTGCCCGAGAACGACTCCAGCGTCTGGTTGTCGAGGCCGGCGCGCAGGTCGTGGTCGCCCAGCTGGTACTCGACGTCGAGGCGCCAGCCGTGGGTCTTGTCTTCGGCGCCCGGCGCGAGCAGCTGGCCCTGCAGGTAGCAGTTGGCCGGGAAGGTGGCCTTGCCGTTGTCGTTGAAGCTGCCGGTGATCAACGGGCACTCGCCGCCGGCCGAGTTCACCGTCTGCACGTGTTTCGTCGTGCTGTTGCCGTACAGGGCGTTCACCGTCAGGTTGTCGGTGAGGTAGCCGGTGTATTTGCCGATGTAGACGTCGCCGCCCGGGGTGGCGCCGGCCGTGCCGTAGTTCTTGTTGTACAGCGAGCCGCGATACGCGCCGCGCTGGCCGGTGGCGTAGCTATAGCCGTAGATGTCGTTCTGTTCGGTCGTCTTGTCGCTGAAGCCGGTCAGTTCGAGCAGGTGGTTGTCGCTGATGTTCCAGTCGATCTTCGCGAGGTAACGATTCGTCTTCGTCGTGTATTCGGTGGCGGTCGCCGATGCCGTCGAGCCGCGGGTGAAGCCTTCGGTGCGGATGAAATCGCCGGTGGCATACAGGAACAGTTTGTCCTTGACCAGCGGGCCGCTGATGTAGGCGGAATACTCGGTCGACCAGCTCTTGTTCTTCGTCCGGTCCTGGTACAGCTGGCCGTTGGTGAGGTAAATGTCCCGCGGGTCGGCGCGCACGGCCTCGGGGGTGTAGAGCACCTGGCCACCCGCTTTCCACGTGTTGCCGCCGCGCTTGGTGATCATGTTGACCACGCCGCCGGTGGAGCGCCCGTACTCTGCGCCATAGCCGCCGGTGAAGATCTGCTGCTGGTCGATCGCGTCGTAGGGCAGGCTGGTGAGGCCCAGGCCGGTGAGTGCGTTGGTCACGGCATAGCCGTTGACGTAGTACTGGTTTTCCGCCGCCGAGGCGCCGCCGAACGAGGGCACGTTGCCGTAGCGCGAATCGCCGCCGACCGCGCCTGGCGCAAGCAGCGCGGCCGAGGTCACGTCGCGTGCGATGGGCAACTTCTGCAGCTGCTCGGCCGTCAGCACGGTGCGCGAGTCGACCGACGAGACGTCGATCGAAGGCAGGGTGTTACCGGTGACCTGGATGCCTTCCAGCGTGGAGGCATTCGACGCCGAGGCCGCTTCGCTGGCGAACGAGACGTCCGTGCCCGAGCCGATCTGCACCGAGACGTTTTCGCGCGTGCTGATGGTGGCGCCGTCGCGTCGCACCGACACGTTGTAGCGACCGACCGGCAGCGACGAGGCGCGGTAGCGACCGTCGGCATCCACCGCGATGTCGCGGGTGAGCCCGGTGTCCACGTTCTGCAGGTGGACGCTGTTGCCCTGATCGGCGGCGACGCGACCGAACAGGACGCCCGACGCGTTGGACTGTGCCATGGCCGTGCCCGTGGCGGCGAGACCGAGCGCCAGTGCCAGTGCGGTGTGGCGCAGGAACGGACGGGCGGAGTGGTTTTTCGACATGCAAAGCCCCTACCGGGCCCTCGTGGGAAGGGCCCCTTGAGTGATGACGGGTTGTTGCGGGCCCCATGGGGGAAGGCCCGTGCGAGGCACCCGGCGTGCGGCCTTTCGCTTACCCCCGCGAAGGGCCGCCCGTTGGCGGGCGCATGTCGGTTCTATGACAGGAAATTACGAGCGTCAATGCGACGTGAACGACGCAACGCATGGCTCGCGTCGAAGAAAGCCGCTTGATTCAAGGCACTTGCGGACGTTGCGTCGCGTGCGTCGGAACGCAGAAGGCCCGGGAAATTCCCGGGCCTTCGCAGGTTGCAATGTTGAGACACCACTCAAGAAAGGTTGTAGCCGCGCTCCTCATGCAGGGCGAGATCGAGGCCGACCTGCTCGGCCTCTTCGTCCACGCGCAAGCCCATCGTCACGGCGATGCCCTTGAAGATCAGCCAACTCAACACGGCGCTGTAAGCGACGGTGAAGCCGACGCCCTTGCACTGGATCCACAACTGCAGGCCGAGGTCGGTGACCGTGCCGAAGCCGCCAAGCACCGGTGCCGCGAGCGGCCCGGTGAGCAGGGCGCCGAGGATGCCGGCGACGGCGTGCACGCCGAACACATCCAGCGAATCGTCGTAGCCGAGCTTGCGCTTCAGCCGCGTGGCGCAGAAGAAGCAGACCACGCCAGCCGCGAGGCCGAGCACCAGCGCGCCACCGGGACCGCAGGTGCCGGCCGCCGGGGTGATCGCGACCAGGCCGGCCACGGCGCCCGAAGCGATGCCGAGCACGCTGGGCCGGCGATGGGTCAGCCATTCCACGGCGGTCCAGCCGATCGCGGCCGCGGCCGTGGCGATCTGGGTGACCAGCATCGCCATGCCCGCGCTACCGTTCGCGGCGACGGCCGAGCCGGCGTTGAAACCGAACCAGCCCAGCCAGAGCATGCTGGCGCCGACCAGGGTGTAGCCGAGGTTATGCGGCGGCATCGGCGTGGTCGGGTAACCGCGGCGCTTGCCGATGACCAGGCAGCCGACCAGGCCGGCGATGCCCGCGTTGATGTGGACCACCGTGCCGCCGGCGAAATCGAGCACGCCGAGGTCGCCGAGGAACGAACCCGGGCCGCCCCAGACCATGTGCGCGATCGGCAGGTAGACCAGGGTGAACCACAGCGCGGTGAAGACCAGCAGCGCGGAGAACTTCATGCGCTCGGCGATCGCGCCGACGATGAGCGCGGGCGTGATGATCGCGAAGGTCATCTGGAACATGATGAACACCGCTTCGGGCACGGTGTTGTACAGGCTGCCCGGGGCGAGGCCCGACAGCATGGCGTGGCCCATGCCGCCGACGAAGGAATGCAGGCCGGTGCTGCCTGCCGTCATCCCCGTGGTGTCGAAGGCGACGGAGTAGCCGTAGACCACCCACAACACGGTCACCAGGGCGGTGATCGCGAAGCATTGCATCAGCACCGAGAGCAGGTTCTTCGCGCGGACCATGCCGCCGTAGAACAGCGCGAGGCCGGGAATGGTCATCAGCAACACCAGCATCGTCGCGGTGAGCATCCACGCGGTGTCGCCGCTGTCGAGTTTCGCCGGCACGGCGGCCTGGGCGAAGGCGAGGGCGGGGCTTGCGGCCGCGAGGGCGGCCAGCGGGCGGACAAGGTTAGAGCGCATCGCCGTCCACCTCCTGGGTGCGGATGCGGATGGCCTGCTCGAGGTCGATGACGAAGATCTTGCCGTCGCCGATCTTGCCGGTGCGGGCCGCGGTGCTGATCGCCTCGATCGCGCGCTCCAGCTGCTCGTCGGTGACGGCGATCTCGATCTTCAGCTTGGGCAGGAAGTCGACCACGTACTCGGCGCCGCGGTAGAGCTCGGTGTGGCCGTGCTGTCGGCCGAAG
This window harbors:
- a CDS encoding flavin monoamine oxidase family protein, yielding MSRRDLLRMIGIAGGGALMYQAMNNLGFAAESTYRRPPPLQGSGKGGTVLILGAGLAGLVAAYELGKAGYKVQVLEYNARAGGRNWTLRGGDTYTELGGHEQTCRFDKGLYFNPGPWRIPYHHTGVLDYCRQFGVQLEPFVQVNHNAYMHNPDAFGGKPQRLRAVQADWHGGIAELLAKASGKGALDDAVTKEDREILLESLRQFGGLDSEFRYVAGSASSELRGYAKDPSGGPDGKPAFSQPVGVSDILKSGLWKQLAMSSMYEYQTTLMQPVGGMDAIGKAFVREIGPSVIRYNSKVTAIAQDDRGVTVTYEDTAKPGQVQTAKADWCVCTIPLSILSQIPTQVSAEKAAAIAAVSYFASVKVGLQFKRRFWEEDDRIYGGISTSDTPIAMIGYPSHGIGTKKGVLLGAYAWVGDAYEFTALDPAARIAKAVEFGSQVHPQYKAEFENGIAVAWHRVPSTLGCFGWWTEKTRQQHYANLCSLDGRIVLAGEHASYLPAWQEGAILSSLSAIDRLHRKAVAGGAA
- a CDS encoding cytochrome c; translated protein: MKRVLAVFLAVAALPAFAQGNDAAFLTRAQFSHATGEQIFTHVCQACHMPDAKGAVGAGHYPALASNLKLASAAYPAVMVMNGRGGMPPFAMFLSDAQVADVVNYVRTHFGNHYTDAITAEQVKAFRPPPDKDENAQ
- a CDS encoding RidA family protein, with product MTNLRRSLALAAATCLLAAPAFAAEVVRHKIPNSTFPISAAVEVPAGKTLVFLSGAVAPVADANAPKDSPQAYGDTKTQTAGVLTSIEKQLKGMGLTMGDVVKMQVFLVGDPAKGGKMDFAGFMAGYTQFFGTAQQPNLPSRSAFQVAALASPNYLVEIEVTAVRP
- a CDS encoding TonB-dependent receptor, whose amino-acid sequence is MSKNHSARPFLRHTALALALGLAATGTAMAQSNASGVLFGRVAADQGNSVHLQNVDTGLTRDIAVDADGRYRASSLPVGRYNVSVRRDGATISTRENVSVQIGSGTDVSFASEAASASNASTLEGIQVTGNTLPSIDVSSVDSRTVLTAEQLQKLPIARDVTSAALLAPGAVGGDSRYGNVPSFGGASAAENQYYVNGYAVTNALTGLGLTSLPYDAIDQQQIFTGGYGAEYGRSTGGVVNMITKRGGNTWKAGGQVLYTPEAVRADPRDIYLTNGQLYQDRTKNKSWSTEYSAYISGPLVKDKLFLYATGDFIRTEGFTRGSTASATATEYTTKTNRYLAKIDWNISDNHLLELTGFSDKTTEQNDIYGYSYATGQRGAYRGSLYNKNYGTAGATPGGDVYIGKYTGYLTDNLTVNALYGNSTTKHVQTVNSAGGECPLITGSFNDNGKATFPANCYLQGQLLAPGAEDKTHGWRLDVEYQLGDHDLRAGLDNQTLESFSGNSYEGPDAGRANGGAYYWSYGNAPANGTIDGYPDVLFPEGTTRYVQRVYYYAASNVKTVQEAQFIEDRWQVNDRWMAYIGLRNEQFKNVNGAGDVYVKQRHQLAPRLGLTWDVFGDSSLKVYGNAGRYHLAIPSNVAIRAASGSYFLRQFGTFDSIDPVTGMPNGFTPIGREYASNGHDGTNPDARTIAAKGMDAYYQDEYILGFDKQLGSDWVVGAKATHRKLKSSIDDFCDSRAFENWGTRNGVDMSNAAISGCYLFNPGKNNTFQVDMDGNGNFRDVTLTKADFTNNGIGFPDLKRKYYALNLYAEKQFDEKWYAKFDYVFSRSYGNSEGMLKSDIGQRDPSVTQDWDAPEIMVGANGPLPNDRTHQFKAYGFYQMTPEWLFSANMVVASGRPVNCIGLAPGDPIQYGASYFYCDGKVSPRGSRGRLPWTEQLNVGAEWRPAFAHHKLGFNMDMFNVFSQQRETSVIEVGENAAGVPVATYKRANSYTAPRYFRFSVRYDL
- a CDS encoding ammonium transporter, giving the protein MRSNLVRPLAALAAASPALAFAQAAVPAKLDSGDTAWMLTATMLVLLMTIPGLALFYGGMVRAKNLLSVLMQCFAITALVTVLWVVYGYSVAFDTTGMTAGSTGLHSFVGGMGHAMLSGLAPGSLYNTVPEAVFIMFQMTFAIITPALIVGAIAERMKFSALLVFTALWFTLVYLPIAHMVWGGPGSFLGDLGVLDFAGGTVVHINAGIAGLVGCLVIGKRRGYPTTPMPPHNLGYTLVGASMLWLGWFGFNAGSAVAANGSAGMAMLVTQIATAAAAIGWTAVEWLTHRRPSVLGIASGAVAGLVAITPAAGTCGPGGALVLGLAAGVVCFFCATRLKRKLGYDDSLDVFGVHAVAGILGALLTGPLAAPVLGGFGTVTDLGLQLWIQCKGVGFTVAYSAVLSWLIFKGIAVTMGLRVDEEAEQVGLDLALHEERGYNLS
- a CDS encoding P-II family nitrogen regulator, with translation MKWINAIIKPFTLDDVREALAEAGIQGMTVTEVKGFGRQHGHTELYRGAEYVVDFLPKLKIEIAVTDEQLERAIEAISTAARTGKIGDGKIFVIDLEQAIRIRTQEVDGDAL